The following are encoded in a window of Flavobacterium psychrotrophum genomic DNA:
- the argH gene encoding argininosuccinate lyase, whose product MKLWEKGIPTDKKTDIFTVGNDRELDLVLAEYDVIGSMAQAKMLAKVGLLTDDEGKQLVAALEEIRTQIKAGNFTIEDSFEDVHSKVEYLLIEKLGDTGKKIHTARSRNDQVLTDVHLYLKAEILTIKTQVKELFDLLIGLSTQYQNILLPGYTHFQVAMPSSFGMWFSAYAETLIDDVTMLNAALTVADQNPLGSAAGYGSSFPIDRTFTTKEMGFATLKYNAVAAQMSRGKVEKTTAFAMAAVAGTLSKLAMDITLYLSQNFSFISLPQHLTTGSSIMPHKKNPDIFELIRGKCNKIQALPYELTLITNNLPSGYHREFQLLKEGLFPALQTLKSCLEMAHYSIKEIKVNENILDDKKYDYLFTVDALNELVTSGIPFRDAYKIVGEQVDNGTFESPKATKHTHEGSINNLCLDEIVAKMEKVF is encoded by the coding sequence ATGAAACTCTGGGAAAAAGGCATACCAACTGATAAGAAAACCGATATTTTTACCGTAGGCAACGATCGCGAACTCGACCTTGTATTGGCCGAGTACGACGTTATCGGGTCTATGGCCCAGGCTAAAATGCTTGCCAAAGTGGGTTTGCTTACGGATGATGAAGGTAAACAATTGGTAGCGGCCTTAGAAGAAATACGTACCCAGATAAAAGCGGGTAATTTTACCATAGAAGATTCATTTGAAGATGTGCACAGCAAAGTAGAATATCTGCTAATTGAGAAACTGGGCGATACCGGTAAAAAAATACACACGGCACGTTCCCGCAACGACCAGGTTTTAACTGATGTGCACCTGTATCTTAAGGCTGAAATACTAACAATAAAAACCCAGGTTAAAGAGCTTTTTGATTTACTTATTGGTTTAAGCACCCAATACCAAAATATTCTGCTTCCGGGATATACGCATTTTCAGGTTGCTATGCCATCGTCTTTTGGTATGTGGTTTTCGGCATATGCAGAAACGCTTATTGATGATGTAACGATGCTGAATGCAGCGCTTACCGTAGCCGACCAGAACCCGCTAGGATCGGCTGCCGGTTACGGAAGCTCCTTTCCCATCGATCGTACTTTTACAACTAAGGAAATGGGGTTTGCTACTCTTAAGTACAATGCAGTAGCCGCACAAATGAGCCGTGGCAAGGTTGAGAAAACTACTGCTTTTGCAATGGCCGCTGTAGCAGGTACCCTATCCAAACTTGCTATGGATATTACATTGTATCTGAGCCAGAATTTTAGTTTTATAAGCCTGCCGCAACACCTTACTACCGGTAGCAGCATTATGCCTCATAAAAAGAACCCGGATATTTTTGAGTTAATTCGCGGCAAGTGTAACAAAATACAGGCATTACCATACGAACTTACGCTGATAACTAATAACCTGCCAAGCGGATATCACAGAGAATTTCAGTTGCTTAAAGAAGGGTTATTTCCTGCATTGCAAACACTGAAATCCTGCCTTGAAATGGCGCATTATTCCATTAAAGAAATCAAGGTTAATGAAAATATCCTTGACGATAAAAAGTATGATTACCTGTTTACGGTAGATGCGCTTAATGAGTTGGTTACATCGGGAATACCTTTCCGCGATGCATATAAAATTGTGGGCGAGCAGGTAGATAATGGCACTTTTGAGTCGCCAAAAGCTACAAAACATACTCATGAGGGCAGCATCAATAACTTATGCCTTGATGAGATTGTTGCCAAAATGGAAAAGGTGTTTTAA
- a CDS encoding M20 family metallo-hydrolase, whose product MSDKTIQTLTQEAIALLKQLISTQSFSSEEEGTALLIEAWFNNNNIPFKRENNNIWAYNKNFVAGKPLLLLNSHHDTVKPNQGYTRNPLAPAIEDGKLYGLGSNDAGGCLVSLIASFTYLYEAENLPYNVVIVASAEEESSGPKGLNSVLKHLPNLELAIVGEPTEMQLAIAEKGLLVLDVTITGTPGHAAHPNDDVSIYNAIPVIEWFRNYRFEHVSDVLGPMKMTVTGINAGKQHNVIPAECSLVVDVRVNDKYTNIEVLEIIRTELAAKFGDKVRVNPRSLHLNSSSIDKEHPLVQAGIELGRTTYGSPTLSDQSVLSCQSLKLGPGLSTRSHSADEYIFVNEIEEGIALYVKILSKFLNINSNKAEEAVAESEQ is encoded by the coding sequence ATGAGTGACAAAACAATACAAACACTAACACAGGAAGCCATAGCTTTGCTAAAGCAGCTGATCTCAACCCAGTCTTTTTCATCTGAAGAAGAAGGTACGGCACTGCTTATAGAGGCATGGTTTAACAATAACAATATTCCTTTTAAAAGGGAGAACAATAATATCTGGGCATACAATAAAAATTTTGTTGCAGGTAAACCTTTATTGTTGCTTAACTCGCACCACGATACCGTAAAACCTAATCAGGGCTATACTCGAAATCCGTTAGCTCCTGCTATAGAAGATGGTAAACTTTACGGCCTTGGCAGTAATGATGCAGGTGGTTGCCTGGTGTCGTTGATTGCCTCTTTTACGTATTTGTATGAGGCAGAAAATTTACCATATAATGTGGTAATCGTAGCTTCTGCCGAAGAAGAAAGCAGTGGGCCGAAAGGACTAAACAGTGTACTAAAGCACCTGCCAAACCTGGAACTCGCCATTGTGGGTGAACCTACTGAGATGCAACTTGCCATTGCTGAAAAAGGATTGCTGGTACTTGATGTTACCATTACAGGAACTCCTGGCCATGCCGCGCACCCTAACGATGATGTGAGTATATACAATGCTATACCTGTAATAGAATGGTTTAGAAATTATCGTTTTGAACACGTAAGCGATGTACTTGGCCCCATGAAAATGACAGTTACGGGTATAAACGCGGGTAAGCAGCACAACGTTATACCGGCAGAATGCAGCCTTGTGGTAGACGTTCGTGTTAACGATAAATACACGAATATAGAAGTACTGGAAATCATCCGTACCGAGCTTGCGGCAAAATTTGGAGATAAGGTGAGAGTAAATCCGCGTTCATTACACCTTAATTCTTCGTCTATAGATAAAGAACATCCGCTTGTGCAGGCAGGCATAGAACTGGGAAGGACTACCTATGGTTCCCCTACCCTTAGCGACCAGTCGGTTTTAAGCTGTCAATCGCTTAAGCTGGGTCCGGGCTTATCAACCCGTTCGCATAGCGCCGACGAATATATTTTTGTAAACGAAATTGAAGAAGGAATAGCGTTATATGTAAAAATACTCTCTAAATTCCTGAATATAAATAGCAACAAAGCTGAAGAGGCTGTTGCTGAATCTGAGCAGTAA
- the argB gene encoding acetylglutamate kinase, producing the protein MQETKPKLTVVKIGGNVIDNPAALKSFLADFAALEGHKILVHGGGKIATKTAEGLGINAVFHEGRRITDKPMLDVTVMTYAGLINKDVVAQLQAFGSNAMGFTGADGNLILSEKRKNAVVDFGFVGDVLAVNAELLRVVITQNVVPVFCAITHDGNGQLLNTNADTIASTLAVSCSKYFEVQLMYCFEKKGVLMDSENEDSVIKNLTFGTYKTLREQGIIHSGMLPKLENCFNALNQGVTQIGIGSPEMLKGNSIYTLITA; encoded by the coding sequence ATGCAGGAAACTAAGCCAAAACTAACCGTAGTAAAAATAGGTGGCAATGTGATAGACAATCCTGCTGCCCTTAAAAGCTTTCTTGCAGATTTTGCAGCTTTAGAGGGACATAAAATCCTGGTACATGGCGGTGGTAAGATTGCTACTAAAACCGCTGAGGGGCTTGGCATAAACGCAGTTTTTCATGAAGGCCGAAGGATTACCGATAAGCCCATGTTGGATGTTACGGTTATGACCTATGCAGGGCTTATTAATAAAGACGTTGTAGCCCAATTGCAGGCCTTTGGCAGTAATGCTATGGGTTTTACCGGTGCAGATGGTAACCTTATACTATCTGAAAAGCGTAAAAATGCGGTAGTAGATTTTGGTTTTGTAGGCGATGTACTTGCTGTAAATGCTGAATTGCTTAGGGTAGTTATTACTCAAAATGTTGTGCCGGTATTTTGTGCCATTACACACGACGGAAATGGTCAATTGCTTAACACTAATGCCGATACAATAGCCAGTACACTAGCCGTATCCTGTAGCAAATACTTTGAGGTACAACTGATGTATTGCTTTGAGAAAAAAGGTGTGCTTATGGATAGCGAAAATGAGGATTCCGTTATAAAAAACCTTACTTTTGGCACCTACAAGACACTGCGGGAACAAGGTATAATCCACTCCGGTATGCTGCCTAAGCTTGAAAATTGTTTTAACGCGCTAAATCAGGGCGTTACGCAAATAGGTATTGGCAGCCCTGAAATGCTGAAAGGAAATAGCATTTATACCCTGATAACCGCATAA
- a CDS encoding N-acetylornithine carbamoyltransferase has product MKNFTSVDDIQDLNGLVSLAKAIKAAPFANQEIGKNKILGLLFFNPSLRTRLSTQKAALNLGMNPIVMNLNTEGWTLEFENGVVMDGASSEHIKEAAQVVSQYCDIIAIRSFPTLTDKEKDEEEYVISAFKKYATVPVLSLEGSTEHPLQAVADALTIEEYKTKPRPKVVLTWAPHPKALPHAVPNSFVKVMKKADVDFIITHPEGYELNPEFTTGVTITHDQDEAFKDADFIYAKNWSSYIDYGKITSKDPSWTITPEKMGLTDNGKFMHCLPVRRNMIVTDAVLDSDSSIVIPQSNNRTYAAQAILTKILEDAGN; this is encoded by the coding sequence ATGAAAAACTTCACTTCGGTAGACGATATACAGGACCTTAACGGGCTTGTATCTTTGGCGAAGGCCATTAAGGCAGCTCCCTTTGCCAATCAGGAAATTGGTAAAAATAAAATCCTTGGATTATTATTTTTTAACCCAAGTTTAAGGACAAGGCTAAGCACCCAAAAGGCTGCGCTTAACCTGGGCATGAACCCTATAGTAATGAACCTTAATACCGAAGGCTGGACACTGGAGTTTGAAAATGGCGTGGTAATGGATGGCGCCAGCAGCGAGCACATTAAAGAGGCCGCACAGGTGGTTTCGCAATACTGTGATATCATTGCCATTCGTAGTTTTCCTACCCTTACAGATAAGGAAAAAGATGAAGAGGAATATGTAATAAGTGCCTTTAAAAAATATGCTACGGTACCTGTACTAAGCCTTGAAGGTTCTACAGAACACCCGTTGCAGGCTGTTGCTGATGCACTTACCATTGAAGAATATAAGACAAAGCCTCGTCCTAAGGTGGTGCTTACATGGGCACCGCACCCTAAAGCACTGCCACATGCAGTGCCTAATTCATTTGTAAAAGTGATGAAAAAGGCAGATGTTGATTTCATAATCACACACCCCGAAGGTTATGAGCTTAACCCTGAGTTTACTACAGGCGTTACTATTACCCATGACCAGGACGAAGCGTTTAAGGATGCCGATTTTATCTATGCCAAAAACTGGAGCAGTTATATTGATTACGGCAAGATAACCAGCAAGGATCCATCATGGACGATTACTCCTGAAAAAATGGGACTGACTGATAATGGTAAATTTATGCACTGCCTGCCTGTGCGCCGTAACATGATTGTTACTGATGCTGTGCTAGATAGCGACAGTTCTATTGTAATACCTCAGTCAAACAACCGTACCTATGCGGCTCAGGCTATTTTAACTAAAATACTGGAAGATGCAGGAAACTAA
- a CDS encoding aspartate aminotransferase family protein yields the protein MSLFNVYPIYNITPVKALGAKVWDDKGQEYLDFYGGHGVISAGHSHPQYVKAVSEQVAKIGFYSNSIENPIQEALGKKLPEQSGYPDFTLFLCNSGAEANENALKLASFHNGRKKIIAFKKAFHGRTSAAVAATDNPSIVAPVNAGHEVVFLELNNEAAFMAEIAKGDASCVIIEGIQGVGGLDQATTEFFKLIEKACNDNNVVLILDEIQSGYGRSGKFFAHQHHNITPDVISLAKGMGNGFPIGGILISPKFEAKYGLLGTTFGGNHLACAAALSVLDVIEKENLIDNVNTISAYFKDKAADIPQVKNIKGRGLMLGLEFDFDVTELRKKLIYNEHIFTGNASQKNLLRILPPLSITKADVDVFFEGLKNALSI from the coding sequence ATGAGTTTATTTAACGTATACCCCATATATAACATTACCCCGGTAAAAGCGCTGGGCGCTAAAGTGTGGGACGATAAAGGCCAGGAATACCTGGATTTTTACGGAGGCCATGGCGTAATTTCTGCCGGGCACTCCCACCCGCAATATGTAAAAGCAGTAAGTGAGCAGGTGGCTAAAATAGGCTTCTACTCAAACTCCATAGAAAATCCTATACAGGAAGCACTGGGCAAAAAACTACCGGAACAATCAGGATATCCTGATTTTACATTGTTCCTGTGTAACTCAGGTGCTGAGGCAAATGAGAATGCCCTGAAACTGGCATCATTCCACAATGGGAGAAAGAAGATCATTGCCTTTAAAAAAGCCTTTCACGGACGTACATCGGCTGCTGTAGCCGCTACAGATAACCCCTCTATAGTTGCGCCGGTTAATGCCGGACATGAAGTTGTTTTCCTTGAACTTAATAACGAAGCTGCTTTTATGGCTGAAATAGCCAAAGGCGATGCTAGCTGCGTTATCATCGAGGGCATACAGGGCGTAGGCGGTCTTGACCAGGCTACTACCGAATTTTTTAAATTGATTGAAAAAGCCTGCAATGATAATAACGTTGTACTTATTTTAGACGAGATACAAAGCGGTTACGGCCGCTCGGGTAAGTTTTTTGCGCACCAACATCACAATATTACTCCTGATGTTATTTCTCTGGCAAAAGGCATGGGTAACGGCTTCCCTATCGGCGGCATCCTTATCTCTCCAAAATTTGAGGCTAAATACGGCTTGCTGGGCACAACCTTTGGGGGTAACCACCTGGCCTGTGCTGCGGCGTTATCGGTTTTGGATGTTATCGAAAAAGAAAACCTTATTGATAATGTAAATACCATCAGTGCTTATTTTAAGGATAAAGCAGCAGATATTCCACAAGTTAAAAACATTAAAGGACGTGGACTGATGCTGGGCCTTGAATTTGACTTTGATGTAACTGAGCTTCGCAAAAAACTTATCTATAACGAGCATATTTTTACAGGTAATGCTTCTCAGAAGAATCTATTGCGCATCCTCCCTCCACTTTCTATAACTAAGGCTGATGTAGATGTGTTTTTTGAGGGATTAAAAAATGCGTTATCAATATAA
- the argC gene encoding N-acetyl-gamma-glutamyl-phosphate reductase encodes MINIGIIGGSGYTAGELLRLLVNHPEAHIDFVYSTTNAGSPVASVHEDLYGTLDINFTDAVNPDIDVVFLCLGHGKSLAFLEANTFSNTTKIIDLGNDFRLTADADFKGKTFVYGLPELNRDTIKSAQYIANPGCFATAIQLALLPLAKHNLLNNTVHINATTGSTGAGVMPSATSHHPWRMGNMSHYKAFNHQHLGEIIQSLALTQQAFNEELLFIPNRGDFPRGIFATLYTKLPADFDAVLKLYTEYYASEPFVKITTNSVNMKLVLQTNNCFISLEQQGKYLLITSVIDNLIKGASGQAIENMNLMFGLEETTGLKLKAQGF; translated from the coding sequence ATGATTAACATAGGCATCATAGGAGGATCGGGCTACACGGCAGGCGAATTGCTGCGCTTGTTAGTCAATCATCCTGAAGCGCATATCGATTTTGTGTACAGTACTACTAATGCCGGCAGCCCCGTGGCTTCGGTACATGAAGACCTGTATGGCACACTCGATATTAATTTTACCGATGCCGTTAACCCAGATATAGATGTAGTATTTTTATGTTTGGGCCATGGTAAATCGTTAGCATTTTTAGAAGCCAATACTTTTTCAAATACTACTAAGATAATTGACTTAGGTAATGATTTCCGCCTTACGGCAGATGCTGATTTTAAAGGTAAAACCTTTGTTTATGGCCTGCCGGAACTGAATCGTGATACTATTAAATCGGCACAATATATTGCTAACCCCGGTTGTTTTGCTACAGCTATACAGTTGGCTTTGCTCCCATTAGCTAAACATAATTTACTCAACAACACTGTGCACATTAACGCCACAACAGGCAGTACGGGCGCGGGTGTAATGCCATCGGCTACGTCGCACCACCCGTGGAGAATGGGCAATATGAGTCATTATAAAGCATTTAACCATCAGCATTTAGGTGAAATCATTCAAAGTTTAGCATTAACCCAACAAGCATTTAACGAAGAGTTATTGTTTATCCCTAACCGTGGCGATTTTCCGCGTGGTATTTTTGCAACATTATATACTAAACTTCCTGCTGATTTTGATGCAGTCCTAAAATTATATACTGAATATTATGCATCTGAGCCGTTTGTAAAGATTACTACAAACAGCGTTAATATGAAGCTGGTATTACAAACGAACAATTGCTTTATAAGCCTTGAGCAACAGGGTAAATATTTACTTATAACGTCAGTAATAGATAACCTTATAAAAGGTGCAAGCGGACAGGCTATTGAAAATATGAACCTTATGTTTGGCCTTGAAGAAACTACAGGACTTAAATTGAAAGCTCAGGGGTTTTAA
- a CDS encoding argininosuccinate synthase: protein MSKKVVLAYSGGLDTSYCLKYLKNELGYEVHTILINTGGFGEEELQAIEKRAYELGSANHLNLDIIDKYYDKAIKYLVYGNVLKNNTYPLSVSAERVFQALETVRYAKKVGAEAISHGSTGAGNDQIRFDLVFQTIAPEMEIITPIRDLKLSRQEEVAYLQQNGVEYSWEKAQYSINKGIWGTSVGGKETLTSGQPLPDSAYPSQLQKTEPEKVILHFEKGELKGINNEFDKPSANIQKLEALASAFAIGRDIHVGDTIIGIKGRVGFEAAAPLIIIKAHHLLEKHTLGKWQQYWKEQLGNWYGMLFHEGQYLDPVMRNIETFLEDTQKTVTGTVTVSLKPYHFSLDGIESEHDLMNSSFGQYGEVNNAWSADDAKGFIKIVGNAQNIYAHVNNEKYD from the coding sequence ATGAGTAAAAAAGTGGTTTTGGCATACAGCGGAGGTTTGGATACCTCTTACTGCCTTAAGTACCTAAAGAACGAACTGGGGTATGAAGTTCATACCATTTTAATTAACACCGGTGGCTTTGGCGAAGAAGAGTTGCAGGCCATAGAAAAGCGTGCCTATGAACTGGGCAGCGCTAACCACCTTAACCTCGATATTATAGATAAGTACTATGATAAAGCCATTAAATATTTGGTGTATGGCAATGTACTTAAAAACAACACCTATCCCCTTTCGGTAAGTGCAGAGCGTGTGTTCCAGGCACTGGAAACCGTGCGCTATGCTAAAAAAGTGGGTGCAGAAGCCATATCACACGGCAGTACTGGTGCCGGCAACGACCAGATACGCTTTGACCTGGTTTTCCAGACCATTGCCCCGGAGATGGAAATCATTACCCCTATCCGCGACCTAAAGCTTAGCCGCCAGGAAGAAGTAGCTTACCTGCAACAAAACGGTGTGGAATACAGTTGGGAAAAAGCACAATACTCTATAAACAAAGGTATTTGGGGTACAAGCGTAGGCGGCAAAGAAACCCTGACTTCAGGCCAGCCCCTGCCCGATTCGGCGTATCCATCACAACTGCAAAAAACAGAACCTGAAAAAGTTATCCTTCATTTTGAAAAAGGCGAACTTAAAGGTATCAATAATGAATTTGATAAGCCATCGGCTAACATACAAAAGCTTGAAGCGCTGGCTTCGGCATTTGCCATAGGACGCGACATACATGTGGGCGATACTATTATAGGTATTAAAGGCCGTGTAGGTTTTGAAGCAGCAGCTCCGCTAATCATCATTAAAGCGCACCACCTGTTGGAAAAACATACGCTGGGTAAATGGCAACAATACTGGAAAGAACAACTGGGCAACTGGTATGGCATGCTTTTCCATGAAGGGCAATACCTTGATCCGGTAATGCGTAACATAGAGACCTTTTTAGAAGATACTCAAAAAACAGTTACAGGAACAGTTACTGTAAGTCTCAAGCCATATCATTTTTCGCTTGATGGTATTGAGTCGGAACACGACCTTATGAACAGCAGCTTTGGGCAGTATGGCGAAGTAAACAACGCCTGGAGCGCAGATGATGCTAAAGGCTTTATCAAAATTGTAGGCAATGCGCAGAATATTTATGCGCACGTAAACAACGAAAAATATGATTAA
- a CDS encoding GNAT family N-acetyltransferase — MNISIVIASEEHYKFAQEIVDTMYESAIQRGTGIAKRTPEYIVTKMQHKDAVIAIGDGKFAGFCYIESWSHGKFVANSGLIVHPDFRNLGLAKKIKERVFNYSQEKYPGAKIFGITTGLAVMKINSELGYKPVPFSELTDDPSFWKGCSGCNNYDILQRKEYKMCLCTGMLYDPAEKKSKEEDQYTFNNKVLARLKSIKQALFLKKEKDNE, encoded by the coding sequence ATGAATATATCCATTGTAATAGCCAGCGAAGAGCACTACAAATTTGCACAGGAAATTGTAGATACCATGTACGAATCTGCCATACAGCGCGGTACCGGCATTGCCAAACGCACGCCCGAATATATTGTTACTAAGATGCAACATAAAGATGCCGTTATTGCAATAGGCGACGGTAAGTTTGCAGGATTTTGCTACATTGAGAGCTGGAGCCATGGCAAATTTGTGGCCAATTCCGGACTTATTGTACACCCTGATTTTCGCAATCTTGGCCTTGCCAAGAAAATAAAAGAGCGTGTATTTAACTACTCCCAGGAAAAATATCCCGGTGCCAAGATATTTGGTATCACTACGGGACTTGCTGTAATGAAGATAAACTCAGAACTGGGTTATAAGCCTGTACCTTTTAGCGAACTTACAGATGACCCATCCTTCTGGAAAGGGTGCAGCGGCTGTAATAACTACGACATACTGCAACGCAAAGAGTACAAAATGTGCCTGTGCACCGGTATGCTGTATGACCCTGCCGAGAAAAAAAGTAAAGAAGAAGACCAATATACATTTAATAACAAAGTGCTTGCCCGTTTAAAAAGTATTAAGCAGGCGCTGTTCCTTAAAAAAGAGAAAGACAATGAGTAA
- a CDS encoding OmpA family protein, protein MKVSFIAYTALAVCVISCKNNSADNTKVVETTDSIAPDNEKANATVVTEQINWDDVPELNNIGDYPFLTSPEGIDVQDWGDKKDGISEIFDLRKWEVYNGTGITAVEGKLAVLRYVEDTSNGLKYDQYIFDRSFSDYLEKSGAKKIYSGKFPEDEAIREKLKENMYSGKYVTYGLSDDEPFTVYVLKNKGKKYIITLQSNSAAGHIYIVELKDFNQTITPYKAKEIEKDLKDKGKAVLYINFDTDKATLKPDGKQIVDIINEVLKSDNALKLSINGYTDNTGSTEHNQKLSLSRAETIKNTLVSMGISSARLQTKGYGADMPLAANDSEENKAKNRRVELIKL, encoded by the coding sequence ATGAAAGTATCGTTTATTGCTTACACCGCTTTAGCTGTGTGTGTTATTTCATGCAAAAACAATTCAGCCGATAATACTAAAGTTGTTGAAACTACCGATAGCATTGCCCCTGATAATGAAAAGGCAAACGCTACAGTTGTGACTGAACAAATAAACTGGGATGATGTGCCTGAACTGAATAATATAGGAGATTATCCTTTTCTTACATCGCCGGAAGGAATTGATGTTCAGGACTGGGGAGATAAGAAAGATGGGATTTCAGAAATATTTGATCTGAGAAAATGGGAAGTATATAACGGGACAGGCATTACAGCAGTAGAAGGAAAACTGGCAGTACTGCGCTACGTTGAAGATACAAGTAACGGACTGAAATATGACCAGTATATTTTTGACCGCAGTTTTTCAGATTATCTTGAAAAGTCAGGAGCTAAGAAAATTTACAGCGGTAAGTTTCCGGAGGATGAAGCGATAAGAGAAAAACTTAAGGAGAATATGTATAGTGGTAAGTATGTTACTTATGGGCTGTCTGACGATGAACCGTTTACCGTTTATGTTTTAAAAAACAAAGGCAAAAAGTATATAATTACACTGCAGTCAAATTCTGCTGCAGGACATATCTATATTGTAGAGCTAAAAGATTTTAACCAGACAATTACTCCTTACAAAGCTAAAGAGATTGAGAAAGACCTTAAAGACAAGGGCAAAGCGGTGTTATATATTAACTTTGATACAGACAAAGCAACCTTAAAGCCCGACGGAAAACAAATTGTAGATATTATAAATGAAGTGCTAAAGAGCGATAATGCGCTTAAACTCTCCATCAACGGTTATACTGATAATACAGGATCTACTGAACACAACCAAAAATTATCGCTTAGCCGTGCAGAAACGATTAAAAATACTTTGGTGTCGATGGGTATAAGCTCTGCAAGGTTACAAACAAAAGGCTATGGGGCTGATATGCCATTAGCGGCTAACGACAGCGAAGAGAATAAAGCTAAAAATCGTAGGGTAGAGTTAATTAAGCTCTAA
- a CDS encoding MFS transporter, with protein MTTSIRPDKTTQKTFISAWVLGLLFYALEYAVRSAPSIMIPELGIAFALPTAAVSGLIGMYYVTYSVISLAAGLLIDRMGAKNPLIAGTVILGIGCILFAVSDVYAGYTGRLLQGMGSAIAFPACVYLAVRAFSPKHLATAIGATQSLGMLGGSAGQFISAPLFKNGLGLAAFWIIIGVLSLIIGGFVFGKTPKDKIVPVSKSNTSILLPYKIVFSNIQSYMCGLVSGLLFAPTTVFAMTWGVAFFQSGRGLDYTAATITWAIVPIGWAIGCPLMGWLADKTGSRKKVLALGASIMALSLLQLAYFPTLLHPYITPLILGIASGVAMLPYAIIKEVNPDWVKGSATGAINFITFGVTSLLGPLFSYIYGNSLLTTANKEAHFAGAVLFFVFGILTALLLTIFLRETGHKK; from the coding sequence ATGACTACCTCAATACGTCCTGATAAAACCACACAAAAAACATTTATATCTGCATGGGTACTTGGCCTGCTATTCTATGCTTTAGAATATGCAGTACGCTCGGCTCCAAGCATAATGATACCAGAACTGGGTATCGCATTTGCATTACCAACAGCTGCCGTTAGCGGCCTTATAGGTATGTACTATGTAACTTATTCTGTTATCAGCCTGGCTGCAGGACTACTTATAGACCGCATGGGCGCTAAAAACCCACTTATTGCAGGTACAGTAATATTAGGAATAGGCTGTATATTATTTGCCGTTAGCGATGTGTATGCAGGCTACACGGGCAGGTTATTACAGGGCATGGGTTCGGCAATTGCATTTCCTGCGTGTGTGTACCTTGCCGTGCGGGCCTTTTCGCCAAAACACCTTGCTACCGCTATAGGTGCTACGCAAAGCCTTGGTATGTTGGGCGGGTCGGCGGGTCAATTCATATCAGCTCCCCTCTTTAAAAATGGTTTAGGGCTTGCAGCTTTCTGGATCATTATTGGTGTTTTATCACTAATCATTGGCGGCTTTGTTTTTGGAAAAACTCCTAAAGATAAAATTGTACCTGTATCAAAATCGAATACATCAATATTGCTGCCCTATAAAATTGTGTTTTCAAATATCCAGAGCTATATGTGCGGTCTAGTATCGGGGTTACTCTTTGCTCCTACTACTGTTTTTGCAATGACCTGGGGTGTGGCATTTTTCCAGAGTGGCCGTGGTCTTGATTATACAGCCGCAACAATTACCTGGGCTATAGTGCCTATAGGCTGGGCTATCGGATGTCCGCTTATGGGCTGGCTGGCCGATAAAACCGGAAGCCGTAAAAAAGTGCTGGCACTTGGGGCAAGTATTATGGCCTTAAGCCTGCTGCAACTTGCATATTTCCCCACACTTCTCCACCCTTATATTACTCCCCTTATTTTAGGCATAGCATCCGGAGTAGCCATGCTTCCTTATGCCATTATAAAAGAGGTTAACCCAGACTGGGTTAAAGGCAGTGCTACCGGGGCTATCAACTTTATAACCTTTGGGGTTACCTCATTACTTGGGCCATTGTTTAGTTACATTTATGGAAATTCTTTGCTTACTACAGCCAATAAAGAAGCTCATTTTGCAGGCGCCGTGTTATTCTTTGTGTTTGGTATTCTTACTGCATTGTTGCTGACAATATTTTTGAGAGAAACCGGACATAAAAAATAA